The Candidatus Eremiobacteraceae bacterium nucleotide sequence GAAGCCGAAGACGAACGGAAATCCCGCCGCAAGGCATCCCTTCATTTGCGACAACGTTTGGGCGACGCGCATGTATGCGATCGCGCGCGTCTTCAACGCGTCGGCGTAGGCGGCGGGCGACGGCTTGTGGGTGAAATCGCCTATGACGTAGGGGCAGTCGGCTTCGGGCGGCGCCCCTAGCTTCGCCACGGACTTGACGCCGTCGCGAATCTGCGCTCCGCTGTCAGACCCGATCGTCCCTTCGATCGCCCGTTCGTTGTAGTAGATGAACAAGCGCGACGGCACGGGCGTCTTCGGATTGGCGGCGAGTTCGTCGAATTGCAATGCAGCGGCTATCGCGTTCGCGGTGCAACTGCCGAGTTGGCCCTGATCGTAGACCGGAGGGCACTTCGATCTCAAGTCGACCCTCGGCGGCAACGCGGCAAGCGTCTCCGGTGCGGCCGCGAACATGACGTCGCGACTGTCGGGAAGGTCGCGGACCCAACCGAGCCGCTTGTCCGTCTTGACGTGGAGCGGATCGTTCGGTACGAGGTTCGGACGCGGGGCAACGGTCGCCATGGCCTTTCCTCCGAATCAAATATGCTTGCGCGTCGACGATCGCGCGCGAGCCGAACCCGCCGACGAGGCGTTTCGCGCGGGCGCCGCGCCGATCGCCCGCTCGCGAGACCGGAAGCTGGGCCGCCGATCCGCGACTCGAGCGCATCGTCGCCGACGCTTGGTCGGCGCCAACCGGAGAACGCGCGCGAGGTCGGCCACTCTGTCGTCGGCCAACCTCGTCAATTCTAGGGATGCTCTGATCAATCAGACGAAAAAGTTGGTTTTTCAGGAGTAACGACCGAAGTGAGCGTGGGGATCCGGTCGGTTTGGGAAGGCTCGCGATGCGTCCTGGTACGGTTCAGGAGCCGATCAGGTCGTTGATTTTCGCGACGACCTTGTCGACGACGAGGTTCGGCACGCGCGATTTCCGGGCGGCCTTGCGCGCCTGCCAATCGAGCGACGAGACCTGATCGACCTGCACGACGCCGACGACGCCGGGCGCGCCGCGCACCTCGACCTCGAACGGATATCCCTTGACGCGGCTCGTGATCGGGCAGCACACGCACAGGCCGACGAGGGCGTTGTATTCCGCGTCGGACAAGACGAGGGCGGGCCGACGGCCCGCCTGTTCCCTGCCTGACTGCGGATCGAAGTCGATGTCGATGACGTCTCCGCGCTCGGGCACATATCGCTGCCCGGCTCTCACCACGCTTCGCGTCCGACGCGCTTGCCGAACGGCTCTTTCTCGTCGGGCATGTTCTCCGGCGTGATCATCGCGAGCATCTTCCGCAAGCGCGCGCGGCGGCCGGAATTGGGGGTGATGACGAGCAGTCCGTCCTCGACCGCCAGGTCGACGCGCGAGTCTTCCTTGATCCCGAGATCCTCGGACAGAGCCTTGGGGATTCGCACCGCCAGGCTGTTGCCCCAGGTCTGCACCGTCGATTTCATTGTGACTCCCTCCGTATCTACATTGACGATACCAGAAGGCCACACCGCCCGTCAAGCCGTCCGCGCCGCGAGCCGGGACGTTGGCCTGGGATCGCCGTTTCTGTGATAGGCGGCTCATGACAAACGAGCCGCGATTCGCCAAGACCACGCGCCGCGCGCGCTTTCTCGCCGAAATGGATCATGTGATCCCTTGGGAGCGGATTTGCAGGATCGTCCGGCGCCATTATCCGTCCGGCACCGGCGCCGGCCGGCCGCCGATCGGCCTCGAGCGCATGTTGCGGGTCTACTTCCTGCAGCACTGGTACGACCTGAGCGATCCGGCGGTCGAGGAGGCGCTCCACGACATCCCGGCGTTGCGCGCGTTCGTCGGCATCGATCTCGAGCGCGAGCGCGTGCCGGACGAGACGACGGTCTGCAAGTTTCGTCATCTCCTGGAAAGGCACCGGCTCGGCGAACGCATCTTCAAGGCGGTGAACTCGCATCTGTCGCGCGCCGGACTGAAGGTCGGCAACGGCACGATCGTCGACGCGACGATCATCCACGCGCCGAGTTCGACCAAGAACAAGGACAAGACGCGCGACCCCGAGATGCATCAGACGAAAAAGGGCAACCAGTGGTACTTCGGCATGAAGGCGCACGTCGGCGTCGACAGCAAGACCGGACTGGTCCACTCGGTCGTCGCGACGCCGGCGAACGTCCACGACAGCAGGCCGCTGCCGGATCTCCTCCATGGAAATGAGACGCGCGTCTGGGGCGATTCGGCCTATCAAGGTCAGCGCTCGGCGATCGTCCGGCGCGCGCCGCGCGCCTTGGATT carries:
- a CDS encoding C1 family peptidase, with the protein product MATVAPRPNLVPNDPLHVKTDKRLGWVRDLPDSRDVMFAAAPETLAALPPRVDLRSKCPPVYDQGQLGSCTANAIAAALQFDELAANPKTPVPSRLFIYYNERAIEGTIGSDSGAQIRDGVKSVAKLGAPPEADCPYVIGDFTHKPSPAAYADALKTRAIAYMRVAQTLSQMKGCLAAGFPFVFGFTVYERFMSPAMAASGVGSLPKPGEKVEGGHAVMAVGYDDASQTFIIRNSWADTWGMKGYFTFPYPYLTEADLSDDFWTIRRVS
- the mazF gene encoding endoribonuclease MazF, whose amino-acid sequence is MPERGDVIDIDFDPQSGREQAGRRPALVLSDAEYNALVGLCVCCPITSRVKGYPFEVEVRGAPGVVGVVQVDQVSSLDWQARKAARKSRVPNLVVDKVVAKINDLIGS
- a CDS encoding AbrB/MazE/SpoVT family DNA-binding domain-containing protein: MKSTVQTWGNSLAVRIPKALSEDLGIKEDSRVDLAVEDGLLVITPNSGRRARLRKMLAMITPENMPDEKEPFGKRVGREAW
- a CDS encoding IS5 family transposase; translation: MTNEPRFAKTTRRARFLAEMDHVIPWERICRIVRRHYPSGTGAGRPPIGLERMLRVYFLQHWYDLSDPAVEEALHDIPALRAFVGIDLERERVPDETTVCKFRHLLERHRLGERIFKAVNSHLSRAGLKVGNGTIVDATIIHAPSSTKNKDKTRDPEMHQTKKGNQWYFGMKAHVGVDSKTGLVHSVVATPANVHDSRPLPDLLHGNETRVWGDSAYQGQRSAIVRRAPRALDFTNRRAAPSRPLSAAQRSVNKTKSRVRSKVEHGFNIVKRLWGFAKVRYRGIAKNANRLFVAFGLANLFVARNKLLRLQRG